A stretch of Deltaproteobacteria bacterium DNA encodes these proteins:
- a CDS encoding 6-phosphofructokinase: protein MKIGILTGGGDCPGLNAVIRAVVRRAEHHNFECMGIRDGWKGLVEDSNLRLTRQSVSGILHVGGTILGTSRTNPFKKPENVEKVLRTIDRHNLGAIVAIGGEDTLGVAKKLFEEKGVKIVGVPKTIDNDLYGTDFTFGFDTAVSIATEAIDRLHSTAESHKRVIVCEVMGRHAGWIATYAGIAGGADVILVPEYPIDLGNVAKHLQHRHAQGKKFSIVVVAEGATVATAKGGENVTTSQRLDEFGHVQLGGIGQFLATELEKRTGFETRVTVLGHIQRGGSPTAHDRVLATRYGVKACDMVAAGEFGRMAALRGNEVLSVPLSEATSKLKTVDPKLFEMAEVFFG, encoded by the coding sequence ATGAAGATCGGAATCCTCACCGGCGGCGGCGATTGCCCCGGCCTCAACGCAGTCATCCGCGCGGTCGTCCGGCGCGCCGAGCACCACAACTTCGAGTGCATGGGCATCCGCGACGGCTGGAAGGGCCTCGTCGAGGACTCGAACCTGCGCCTCACCCGCCAGAGCGTATCGGGCATCTTGCACGTCGGCGGCACGATCCTCGGCACCTCGCGCACCAACCCGTTCAAGAAGCCGGAGAACGTGGAGAAGGTGCTGCGCACGATCGATCGCCACAACCTGGGCGCCATCGTGGCCATCGGCGGCGAGGACACGCTCGGCGTGGCCAAGAAGCTCTTCGAGGAGAAGGGCGTGAAGATCGTGGGCGTGCCCAAGACCATCGACAACGATCTCTACGGCACCGACTTCACCTTCGGCTTCGACACCGCCGTCTCGATCGCCACCGAGGCCATCGATCGCCTGCACTCGACGGCCGAGAGCCACAAGCGCGTGATCGTGTGCGAGGTGATGGGCCGCCATGCAGGCTGGATCGCGACGTACGCGGGCATCGCCGGCGGCGCCGACGTGATCCTCGTGCCCGAGTACCCGATCGATCTCGGCAACGTGGCCAAGCACCTGCAGCACCGACACGCGCAGGGAAAGAAGTTCAGCATCGTGGTGGTGGCCGAGGGCGCGACGGTGGCCACGGCCAAGGGCGGCGAGAACGTGACCACCTCGCAGCGCCTCGACGAGTTCGGCCACGTGCAGCTCGGCGGCATCGGCCAGTTCCTGGCGACGGAGCTCGAGAAGCGCACCGGCTTCGAGACGCGCGTGACGGTGCTCGGGCACATCCAGCGCGGCGGCTCGCCCACGGCGCACGACCGCGTGCTCGCGACGCGCTACGGCGTGAAGGCCTGCGACATGGTCGCGGCCGGCGAGTTCGGGCGCATGGCGGCCTTGCGCGGCAACGAGGTGCTGAGCGTGCCGCTCTCGGAGGCCACGTCGAAGCTGAAGACGGTGGATCCCAAGCTGTTCGAGATGGCCGAGGTCTTCTTCGGCTAG
- a CDS encoding GNAT family N-acetyltransferase: protein MLEVRPVSSDHDLEQILALQRQNLARSLTSEQVSSEGFVTVEHTLEALEKMHALEPSIVAVDGAALVGYALVMPVACRAFLPILEPMFERFEALGLMRERFYVMGQICVAESWRGRGVFDLLYQGHRDRFRGHDDSVITEVATRNTRSMRAHERVGFKVIDRYRDATDEWAIIRWDWS from the coding sequence ATGCTCGAAGTGCGCCCCGTCTCCAGCGATCATGACCTGGAGCAGATCCTCGCGCTCCAGCGGCAGAACCTCGCTCGAAGCCTCACGTCCGAGCAGGTCTCCAGCGAGGGATTCGTGACGGTCGAGCACACGCTCGAAGCTCTCGAGAAGATGCATGCGCTCGAACCCAGCATCGTCGCGGTCGACGGGGCCGCGCTCGTGGGCTACGCGCTGGTCATGCCGGTGGCGTGTCGCGCGTTCCTGCCCATCCTCGAACCGATGTTCGAGCGCTTCGAGGCCTTGGGGCTCATGCGCGAGCGCTTCTACGTGATGGGGCAAATCTGCGTCGCCGAGTCGTGGCGGGGTCGCGGCGTGTTCGACCTGCTCTACCAGGGCCACCGAGACAGGTTCCGCGGGCACGACGACTCGGTGATCACCGAGGTCGCGACGCGCAACACGCGCTCGATGCGCGCGCACGAGCGCGTGGGCTTCAAGGTGATCGACCGATACCGCGATGCGACCGACGAGTGGGCGATCATTCGCTGGGATTGGTCGTAG
- a CDS encoding thrombospondin type 3 repeat-containing protein: MKIKFYVAAALSVAIATFIPRTSHAGSDNPECLGTDCGAPKEEGGGGGGCGCGCGCSVWVAYTDDGKTLSYTDDADGDGVSDASDNCPWVANRDQADSDGDGVGDACDNCVAVPNPDQSDLNGNGLGDACDPDIDGDGIPNAQDNCPTVPNKNQANHSSTSLGDACNPDIDGDGIPNAKDNCPLLSNPDQTLPADPTGCTTDLDGDNVADQYDNCQDVKNPDQKDTDGDGLGDACDPDMDNDGLPNGRDNCPLVANPDQTDSDNDGIGDACDAKFCYVVDKSNPDACLDPNGPFAVSAGGSLTAKTGEEIRLPLWANRNGVGIKYTWTVTKRPSGSNAAITNPEGAASLSRNFQYAYVDGKIPTFVADEDGDYAFQLSATLAFADRVYPSSAGNPGQPAVVAATTANIGKGTVAPKGGCSAVSGSMGLVALLGLAGLLSRRSRR; the protein is encoded by the coding sequence ATGAAAATTAAATTCTATGTCGCTGCGGCACTGTCCGTGGCGATCGCGACGTTCATCCCGCGCACCTCGCACGCTGGCTCCGACAACCCGGAGTGTCTCGGCACCGACTGCGGAGCGCCCAAGGAAGAAGGCGGCGGAGGCGGAGGCTGCGGCTGCGGCTGTGGCTGCTCGGTCTGGGTGGCCTACACCGATGACGGCAAGACGCTCTCGTACACCGACGACGCCGACGGCGACGGCGTGAGCGACGCCAGCGACAACTGCCCCTGGGTGGCCAATCGCGATCAAGCCGACAGCGACGGCGACGGCGTGGGCGATGCCTGCGACAACTGCGTGGCCGTCCCCAACCCGGACCAGAGCGATCTGAACGGCAATGGGCTGGGCGACGCCTGCGATCCCGACATCGACGGCGACGGAATTCCCAACGCGCAGGACAACTGCCCCACTGTTCCGAACAAGAACCAGGCGAACCACTCGAGCACGAGCCTGGGCGACGCCTGCAACCCCGACATCGACGGCGACGGAATTCCCAATGCAAAGGACAACTGCCCGCTGCTCTCGAACCCGGACCAGACGCTGCCGGCTGATCCCACGGGCTGCACCACGGATCTCGACGGCGACAACGTCGCGGACCAGTACGACAACTGCCAGGACGTGAAGAACCCGGACCAGAAAGACACCGACGGCGACGGGCTCGGCGACGCCTGCGATCCCGACATGGACAACGACGGGCTTCCCAATGGCCGCGACAACTGCCCGCTCGTCGCCAACCCGGATCAGACCGACTCGGACAACGATGGCATCGGCGACGCGTGCGATGCGAAGTTCTGCTACGTCGTCGACAAGTCCAACCCCGACGCGTGCCTCGATCCCAACGGGCCCTTCGCGGTGAGCGCGGGTGGCAGCCTGACGGCCAAGACCGGCGAAGAGATTCGCTTGCCGCTCTGGGCAAACCGCAACGGCGTGGGCATCAAGTACACCTGGACCGTGACCAAGCGGCCCAGCGGCTCCAACGCGGCCATCACCAACCCTGAAGGCGCGGCGTCGCTGAGCCGCAACTTCCAGTACGCGTACGTCGACGGAAAGATCCCCACCTTCGTGGCCGACGAAGATGGCGACTACGCGTTCCAGCTCTCGGCCACGCTCGCCTTCGCCGACCGTGTGTACCCGTCGAGCGCCGGCAACCCCGGTCAGCCGGCCGTGGTGGCCGCGACCACCGCGAACATTGGCAAGGGCACCGTGGCGCCCAAGGGCGGCTGCAGCGCGGTGTCGGGGAGCATGGGGCTGGTGGCGCTCCTCGGGCTTGCCGGACTGTTGTCCCGTCGCTCACGGAGGTGA
- a CDS encoding VWA domain-containing protein, with amino-acid sequence MVRPATNLSWKLSLLSALALVASAACGGGATVDAHVSKTTATSTTGANGSGNGNTSGNGSATGSGNATTGSGVTTGTSGSGSGTNASGSGTGGTNGDGGFQACAADSTKAQSLPLDMYIMLDQSGSMSETVAGNTDKWSAVTGALSSFVNQPGLAGISVGIQYFGLPPSGGSSCPSQCNNSANTQACESGGGLCYGGYCIGCGGGGGGDSCIASDYATPEVEIAPLPGVASAITNSLSQHSPSTDTPTSAALLGAVEHAATWHSSHPDHVVIAVLATDGDPTECDTNLSDIDQIAANGFQSNPSIRTFVIGVGSSLSALNGIASAGGTNAAFIVDTTQNVNQQFLDALNNIRGTALGCQYTLPTPDAGTINISQVNVQYTPGGGGAAETIPAVTGASACPASGDAWYYDNPNAPSQIILCPNTCTTVSADSTGQVDILTGCQTIFN; translated from the coding sequence ATGGTGCGCCCCGCGACGAACCTGAGCTGGAAGCTGTCGCTCCTCAGCGCGCTCGCGCTGGTGGCGAGCGCGGCATGCGGCGGCGGCGCCACCGTCGACGCGCACGTGAGCAAGACCACGGCGACCTCGACCACCGGCGCCAACGGCAGCGGCAACGGGAACACCAGCGGCAACGGCTCGGCGACCGGCAGCGGCAACGCGACGACGGGCAGCGGCGTCACCACCGGCACCTCGGGCAGCGGCTCGGGCACCAACGCCAGCGGCTCGGGCACCGGCGGCACCAACGGCGACGGCGGCTTCCAGGCCTGCGCGGCCGACTCGACCAAGGCTCAGTCGCTGCCGCTCGACATGTACATCATGCTCGACCAGTCGGGCTCGATGAGCGAGACGGTTGCGGGCAACACGGACAAGTGGTCCGCGGTCACCGGCGCGCTCAGCTCCTTCGTGAACCAGCCGGGCCTGGCGGGCATCTCGGTGGGCATCCAGTACTTCGGCCTGCCGCCGAGCGGCGGCAGCAGCTGCCCCAGCCAGTGCAACAACAGCGCGAACACGCAGGCCTGCGAGTCGGGCGGCGGCCTCTGCTACGGCGGCTACTGCATCGGCTGCGGCGGCGGCGGTGGCGGCGACTCGTGCATCGCCTCCGACTACGCCACGCCCGAGGTGGAGATCGCCCCGCTGCCCGGCGTGGCCAGCGCGATCACCAACTCGCTGAGCCAGCACTCGCCCTCGACGGACACGCCCACCTCGGCGGCGCTGCTCGGCGCCGTGGAGCACGCGGCGACGTGGCACTCGAGCCACCCGGACCACGTGGTCATCGCGGTGCTCGCGACCGACGGCGACCCCACCGAGTGCGACACCAACCTCTCCGACATCGACCAGATCGCCGCGAACGGCTTCCAGAGCAACCCGTCGATCCGCACCTTCGTGATCGGCGTGGGCAGCTCGCTCTCCGCGCTCAACGGCATCGCCTCGGCGGGCGGCACCAACGCGGCGTTCATCGTGGACACCACCCAGAACGTGAACCAGCAGTTCCTCGACGCGCTCAACAACATCCGCGGCACCGCGCTCGGCTGTCAGTACACGCTGCCCACGCCGGATGCGGGCACCATCAACATCAGCCAGGTGAACGTGCAGTACACGCCGGGCGGCGGCGGCGCGGCGGAGACCATCCCCGCGGTCACCGGCGCGAGCGCTTGCCCCGCCTCGGGCGACGCCTGGTACTACGACAACCCCAACGCCCCCTCGCAGATCATCCTCTGCCCCAACACCTGCACCACGGTGTCCGCGGACAGCACCGGCCAGGTGGACATCCTCACGGGCTGCCAGACCATCTTCAACTGA
- a CDS encoding protein kinase, protein MSGEASFQSGSLLAGKYRVLQLLGQGGMGAVYLAENVDIGRQVAIKVLKPELAADPGSLARFKQEARAAASIGHPGIVEVLDMGMLPEGGAFIVMERLEGQTLREHLARQGSMSPWELSQVVGSVLDTLVAAHDKGVIHRDLKPDNIFLVERPVAATKILDFGISKFRGSGDVALTRTGMVMGTPLYMSPEQARGARDVGVTADIYSVGAILYEALSGQPPFPGESYNEVLAKVLMDQARPLGQIRADAPPALCDLVESMLAKDATRRPQTARDAAMALRASVDASSPPPRGTSNTAVRPQPTPAPNSKPAFQTGPKLPPPAAMSGVDVTFTPAPGNLMARSRAPMPSTPGLSDTVMRPENPGARAETQSGPNPQLAPPAKSKMPLIVGVAVLVIGALIAGIKLGGGSALPPAPTPVVTAPTPPVPAKVEPSAPVAVAPKVEASLAVVPDAGVAVAVPAKQDVKEPTPTPAAHAEAPSAPPEKQRHLGKRKDSGMSLKGFTHVQSNTSKSDGKSALPGFSKSGSY, encoded by the coding sequence GTGTCGGGAGAGGCTTCGTTTCAGAGCGGCTCGCTCCTTGCGGGCAAGTACCGCGTGCTCCAGCTGCTCGGCCAGGGCGGCATGGGCGCCGTGTATCTGGCGGAGAACGTCGACATCGGCCGGCAGGTGGCCATCAAGGTCCTCAAGCCCGAGCTCGCCGCCGATCCGGGCTCGCTCGCGCGGTTCAAGCAGGAGGCGCGCGCGGCCGCGTCGATCGGGCACCCGGGGATCGTGGAGGTGCTCGACATGGGCATGCTCCCCGAGGGCGGCGCCTTCATCGTCATGGAGCGCCTCGAGGGCCAGACGCTCCGCGAGCACCTCGCACGCCAGGGCTCGATGAGCCCGTGGGAGCTCAGCCAGGTGGTGGGCAGCGTGCTGGACACGCTGGTGGCCGCGCACGACAAGGGCGTCATCCACCGCGACCTGAAGCCCGACAACATCTTCCTGGTGGAGCGGCCGGTCGCAGCGACGAAGATCCTCGACTTCGGCATCTCCAAGTTCCGCGGCTCGGGCGACGTGGCGCTCACGCGCACCGGGATGGTGATGGGCACGCCGCTGTACATGTCGCCGGAGCAGGCCCGCGGCGCGCGCGACGTGGGCGTCACCGCGGACATCTACTCGGTGGGCGCCATCCTCTACGAGGCGCTCTCGGGACAGCCGCCCTTCCCTGGCGAGAGCTACAACGAGGTGCTCGCCAAGGTGCTCATGGACCAGGCGCGCCCGCTCGGCCAGATCCGCGCCGACGCGCCGCCCGCGCTCTGCGATCTCGTCGAGTCCATGCTCGCCAAGGACGCCACCCGCCGCCCGCAGACCGCACGCGATGCGGCCATGGCCCTGCGCGCGAGCGTGGACGCGAGCTCGCCACCGCCGCGCGGGACGAGCAACACGGCCGTGCGTCCGCAGCCGACGCCCGCGCCGAACAGCAAGCCCGCCTTCCAGACCGGGCCCAAGCTGCCGCCGCCCGCGGCCATGTCCGGTGTGGACGTGACCTTCACGCCCGCGCCCGGCAACTTGATGGCGCGCTCGCGGGCACCGATGCCGTCGACGCCGGGGCTCTCGGATACCGTGATGCGTCCCGAGAACCCGGGCGCGCGCGCCGAGACGCAGTCCGGTCCGAACCCGCAGCTTGCGCCACCCGCGAAGTCGAAGATGCCGCTCATCGTGGGGGTGGCCGTGCTGGTGATCGGCGCGCTCATCGCGGGCATCAAGCTCGGCGGAGGTTCGGCGTTGCCGCCCGCGCCCACGCCCGTGGTCACCGCGCCGACGCCGCCCGTGCCCGCGAAGGTCGAGCCGAGCGCGCCGGTGGCTGTGGCTCCGAAGGTCGAGGCCTCGCTCGCCGTCGTTCCGGACGCCGGTGTCGCCGTGGCGGTGCCAGCCAAGCAGGACGTGAAGGAGCCGACGCCGACTCCGGCAGCCCATGCCGAAGCGCCCAGCGCGCCGCCCGAGAAGCAGCGGCATCTGGGAAAGCGCAAGGACTCGGGCATGTCGCTCAAGGGCTTCACGCACGTCCAGAGCAACACGTCCAAGAGCGACGGCAAGTCGGCGCTGCCCGGGTTCAGCAAGAGCGGCAGCTACTGA
- a CDS encoding DUF3828 domain-containing protein, whose protein sequence is MVTFRIAAAVVALGLSAAPAEDPLARAFVQSIYAHYIGGNTQGVKLDKKSDLKKLFSPQLVAAILADRDAAAKKGDVPNLDGDPFVDAQDWEIAKVDIAISQSAPDRAQATVKFTSADEAKTVVLDLVKLKDGWRVAEVTSGTTKLSAILKGS, encoded by the coding sequence ATGGTTACATTTCGGATCGCGGCGGCAGTGGTGGCGCTCGGCCTGAGCGCAGCGCCCGCGGAGGACCCGCTGGCGCGCGCGTTCGTGCAGAGCATCTACGCCCACTACATCGGCGGGAACACCCAGGGCGTGAAGCTCGACAAGAAGTCTGATCTGAAGAAGCTCTTTTCGCCTCAGCTGGTCGCGGCGATCCTCGCGGACCGGGATGCCGCCGCGAAGAAGGGCGATGTTCCCAACCTCGACGGCGATCCGTTCGTCGACGCGCAGGACTGGGAGATCGCCAAGGTCGACATCGCCATCAGCCAGAGCGCGCCCGACCGCGCGCAGGCCACGGTGAAGTTCACCAGCGCCGACGAGGCGAAGACCGTCGTGCTCGACCTGGTGAAGCTCAAGGACGGCTGGCGCGTGGCCGAGGTCACCAGCGGGACGACGAAGCTCTCGGCTATCCTCAAGGGTTCTTGA
- a CDS encoding PEGA domain-containing protein, translating into MRAGVVLALASAVLTAAAPPGFTPLGKPPPAPPGFLSTQPPPAPPGFAQRGSTALELSPLPQPPGPPRDAPAAPPGFALAELAAPPPGFAPTLAVPVSALQLIAGASKPVAPTAAPPGFSPAAPAPANDHPAQAKAPVVFAPDNGPPALPVVGTANNPAAQATLGLEHEGRVDGAVLISDLGLALTTSRAMAHPTAPLSAALLDGRRVGARVLAVDPGRDLALVQLDGPGPYTALTLASGGPELGAPATAVVQPGALSWTQVFASVEQRYASHSGKTDAQRLLLRVATPVLGEGGPVVDSTGHLLGVIASPEPDQSPGEAVVIGVDAIRGFLDRAGVYAPGFALVVTASPSATVTVDGRPAGDTSHGPLRVEKLTLGRHEVKLAAQGMAEDVVSVELVGHAVESLNRALDPGGTLGVTASTRADVWVDGSLRGQAPTQLVLPAGRHVVDVRANGYLPATRWVEVATGKRADVDVSLERIAGELTLDTVPQGATVTANGEEIGKTPLAHARVPAGNVEVGIRFEGKHAYKFNVAVAPHETKDLGVYRLEDPFGWLDPVLPHDAAVVIDGGPRHVAQRYERLTVGPHTIDVFAPGYYAWSTQVTVADAQTVVLDPPLALYDRLPPRRAAGYGLTGLGAALGLVSIGFATDDSTKNFVAPGLLAGALALGVGAWCIISSSGQDQAGWTEQRTWTGPAPASTSTPPPTGAGGP; encoded by the coding sequence GTGCGCGCGGGCGTCGTGTTGGCGCTCGCGTCGGCCGTGTTGACGGCTGCTGCGCCCCCGGGATTCACGCCGTTGGGTAAGCCGCCTCCGGCACCGCCGGGTTTCTTGTCCACCCAGCCGCCGCCGGCGCCGCCGGGCTTTGCGCAAAGAGGCTCGACCGCGCTCGAGCTCTCGCCGCTGCCGCAGCCTCCCGGTCCTCCGCGCGACGCGCCTGCTGCGCCGCCGGGCTTCGCGCTCGCCGAGCTCGCCGCGCCACCGCCCGGCTTCGCGCCGACGCTCGCCGTCCCGGTCTCGGCGCTGCAGCTCATCGCCGGGGCGTCGAAGCCGGTTGCTCCGACCGCGGCGCCACCCGGCTTTTCGCCTGCCGCACCGGCGCCTGCAAACGATCACCCGGCCCAGGCCAAGGCGCCGGTGGTCTTCGCGCCAGACAATGGGCCGCCGGCGCTGCCCGTCGTGGGCACCGCGAACAACCCCGCGGCCCAGGCGACGCTGGGCCTGGAGCACGAGGGGCGCGTGGATGGCGCCGTACTGATTTCTGATCTCGGGCTCGCGCTGACCACGAGCCGCGCAATGGCGCACCCGACGGCGCCGCTCTCGGCTGCGCTCCTCGACGGCCGCCGCGTGGGCGCGCGCGTGCTCGCGGTGGATCCGGGGCGCGATCTCGCGCTCGTGCAGCTCGACGGTCCGGGGCCGTACACGGCGCTCACGCTCGCCAGCGGTGGTCCGGAGCTGGGCGCGCCCGCGACGGCCGTGGTGCAGCCCGGCGCGCTCTCGTGGACGCAGGTGTTCGCCTCGGTGGAGCAGCGCTACGCCTCGCACAGCGGCAAGACCGACGCCCAGCGGCTGCTTCTGCGGGTGGCCACGCCGGTGCTGGGCGAGGGCGGCCCGGTGGTCGATTCAACGGGACACCTGCTCGGCGTGATCGCGTCGCCCGAGCCGGACCAGAGCCCGGGCGAGGCCGTGGTCATCGGCGTGGACGCCATCCGCGGGTTCCTCGATCGCGCGGGCGTGTACGCGCCGGGCTTCGCGCTCGTGGTCACCGCCTCGCCGAGCGCCACGGTGACGGTCGACGGACGCCCTGCGGGCGATACCTCGCACGGCCCGCTGCGCGTGGAGAAGCTCACCCTCGGCCGCCACGAGGTGAAGCTCGCGGCGCAGGGCATGGCCGAGGACGTGGTGAGCGTGGAACTCGTGGGCCACGCGGTGGAGAGCTTGAACCGCGCGCTCGATCCCGGCGGCACGCTCGGCGTCACTGCCAGCACGCGCGCCGACGTGTGGGTCGACGGCTCGCTTCGCGGCCAGGCGCCGACGCAGCTGGTCTTGCCCGCGGGCCGCCACGTCGTCGACGTGCGCGCCAACGGCTATCTGCCTGCGACCCGCTGGGTGGAGGTCGCGACCGGCAAGCGCGCCGACGTCGACGTGAGCCTGGAGCGCATCGCCGGCGAGCTGACGCTGGACACGGTTCCGCAAGGCGCGACGGTCACCGCCAATGGCGAAGAGATCGGCAAGACGCCGCTCGCGCACGCACGGGTGCCCGCGGGGAACGTGGAGGTCGGCATCCGCTTCGAGGGAAAGCACGCCTACAAGTTCAACGTCGCGGTGGCGCCGCACGAGACCAAGGACCTCGGCGTATATCGGCTCGAGGATCCGTTCGGCTGGCTCGATCCCGTGCTGCCGCACGACGCGGCGGTGGTCATCGACGGCGGCCCGCGGCACGTGGCGCAGCGCTACGAGCGGCTCACGGTGGGCCCGCACACCATCGACGTCTTCGCGCCGGGCTACTACGCGTGGTCCACGCAGGTGACCGTGGCCGACGCGCAGACCGTGGTGCTCGATCCGCCGCTCGCGCTCTACGATCGCCTGCCGCCGCGGCGCGCTGCGGGCTACGGCCTCACTGGCCTCGGCGCGGCGCTGGGGTTGGTGTCGATCGGATTTGCGACCGACGACTCGACGAAGAACTTCGTGGCGCCCGGGCTGCTCGCGGGCGCCCTGGCGCTCGGCGTCGGCGCGTGGTGCATCATCAGCAGCAGCGGCCAGGACCAGGCCGGCTGGACCGAGCAGCGCACCTGGACTGGCCCGGCGCCGGCGAGCACCTCCACACCTCCGCCGACGGGAGCGGGCGGCCCATGA
- a CDS encoding PEGA domain-containing protein, translating into MTALLLASLLAAAPTYAPANVDAAGTPDVLHRIHAAASRALVQVGDDPNWAGVVISESGIIATSSHGLEGKVSASVTFTNGYRASAQVVWVDQELGVALLEASGLPAMAYLQVSPLPVQATQAAYAVYLPKPLAPAVTFARVTSTNVSRAGRIDDRFFTARFGMIPRARGGPVVSYAGQLLGLVLTSDAGGTGFALSSRALLELVGAHNNALPTSSLTVTSDPSGAQVLLDGAPVGKTPASLQTVAAGEHALTLKSPGLPDVLKRVVSLGPSHQDVAATLFAGAAVHLDAPAGARVYVDGIWRAVGASTLFLSGGRHQVQATLPGRRAFARQIEVVEDRPLTLVAEMPELHATLSVDSVPPGAEVMLDDNRVGATPLNQVRVTPGTYEVTLAHPGFHTLKRAVTIPDGQEVNLGKLTLEAPHAIVIAHVPTQTTVSIDGGPRHVVKAQEDVPPGTHQLVFYAPYQYAEPVNLHAEDGQTVPITPLFVAAGNPHTAEVTHTVSNIVEGGAGVLTLVSTLFFLAAEDNRSNNEGQLTASGHSNVQTGLITGGIGLGLYAASVFIDSLQPTPDMGFDHTASGARVPAPTATTVERK; encoded by the coding sequence ATGACCGCGCTGCTCTTGGCAAGCCTGCTCGCGGCCGCGCCCACCTACGCGCCCGCGAACGTCGACGCCGCCGGCACGCCGGACGTGCTCCACCGCATCCACGCTGCCGCGAGCCGCGCGCTGGTGCAGGTGGGCGACGACCCGAACTGGGCCGGCGTGGTGATCTCCGAGAGCGGCATCATCGCCACCAGCTCGCACGGCCTCGAGGGAAAGGTCTCCGCGAGCGTGACCTTCACCAACGGCTATCGCGCGAGCGCGCAGGTCGTCTGGGTGGACCAGGAGCTCGGCGTGGCGCTCCTCGAGGCGTCCGGCCTGCCTGCGATGGCGTACCTGCAAGTGAGCCCGCTGCCGGTGCAGGCCACGCAGGCCGCGTACGCCGTGTACTTGCCCAAGCCGCTCGCGCCCGCAGTGACCTTCGCGCGCGTGACCTCCACCAACGTCTCGCGCGCGGGACGCATCGACGACCGCTTCTTCACGGCGCGCTTCGGCATGATCCCGCGCGCGCGCGGCGGGCCGGTGGTCTCCTACGCCGGACAGCTTCTGGGCCTGGTGCTCACCAGCGACGCGGGTGGAACCGGCTTCGCGCTCAGCTCGCGCGCGCTGCTGGAGCTGGTCGGCGCGCACAACAACGCGCTGCCCACGAGCTCGCTCACCGTGACCAGCGATCCCTCAGGTGCGCAGGTGCTGCTCGACGGCGCGCCGGTTGGGAAGACGCCGGCCAGTCTTCAAACCGTCGCTGCGGGAGAGCACGCGCTGACGCTCAAGTCGCCCGGGCTGCCGGACGTGCTCAAGCGCGTGGTGTCGCTCGGGCCGTCGCACCAGGACGTCGCGGCGACGCTCTTCGCGGGCGCCGCGGTGCACCTCGACGCGCCCGCAGGCGCGCGGGTGTACGTGGACGGCATCTGGCGCGCGGTGGGCGCGAGCACGCTCTTCCTCTCGGGCGGGCGGCACCAGGTGCAGGCCACGTTGCCCGGCCGGCGGGCGTTCGCGCGGCAGATCGAGGTCGTCGAGGACCGGCCGCTGACGTTGGTCGCGGAGATGCCGGAGCTGCACGCGACGCTGAGCGTGGACTCGGTGCCGCCCGGCGCGGAGGTGATGCTCGACGACAACCGCGTGGGCGCCACGCCGCTGAATCAGGTTCGCGTCACGCCGGGCACGTACGAGGTCACGCTCGCGCACCCCGGCTTCCACACCCTCAAGCGCGCCGTGACCATCCCCGACGGGCAAGAGGTGAACCTCGGCAAGCTCACGCTGGAGGCGCCGCACGCCATCGTGATCGCGCATGTGCCCACGCAGACGACCGTCTCCATCGACGGCGGGCCGCGGCACGTGGTGAAGGCGCAGGAGGACGTGCCGCCAGGAACGCACCAGCTCGTGTTCTATGCGCCGTACCAGTATGCGGAGCCGGTGAACCTCCACGCCGAAGATGGGCAGACGGTGCCGATCACGCCGCTGTTCGTGGCTGCGGGAAATCCGCACACGGCTGAGGTGACGCACACCGTGTCGAACATCGTCGAGGGCGGCGCGGGCGTGCTCACGCTGGTGTCGACGCTGTTCTTCCTCGCGGCCGAGGACAATCGCTCCAACAACGAAGGCCAGCTCACGGCGAGCGGACACAGCAACGTGCAGACCGGGCTCATCACCGGCGGCATCGGCCTCGGGCTCTATGCGGCCTCGGTGTTCATCGACTCGCTGCAGCCCACGCCGGACATGGGCTTCGACCACACGGCCTCGGGCGCGCGCGTGCCGGCGCCGACGGCGACGACGGTCGAGAGGAAGTAG